Within Vicia villosa cultivar HV-30 ecotype Madison, WI linkage group LG1, Vvil1.0, whole genome shotgun sequence, the genomic segment AAAATCATATATATTATCTGCAAGAGAATTGTCAATAACATGGAGCAATGATCCAATGTATTGGAGCTGGAGACCAACGACTGAATCAAGGtaaataaacttttttatttttttggtcaaGAGTAAACTAAACTGTTTTGATttcaagtttaattaattaaggtGATCATGTGACTGAATCAAAGTTTTTTTTGGGTGTATGAATACTCTTATTAGGTGGCTAGTTATTATAAGACACgtgtattatattaatatttaacttGATCTTATTACTAATTTAATGTAATAGTATCtatataaaataagtttttaTATGAGACACGTTTATTATATTAATGTGCATAACTTTATAAATTTGTCTTTATCTACATTGAAAATTTCACCACTTAAGATCACAATTATATAGTTGAAACTAGGGATAGGGATAAGATACTGAATTTTGTCAATTCTAAAATTTTATCCATCAAAGACATTTGAAGTATAACTTTGACTTGTAATTTATCACATGTAACTTTTAAGAATTTGAGTTTgacattttcaaaaatttgacTGTTATATTAGCTgtttacaaatttattttatttgaacataTATAAACAAACAATTAAGATAACTTATGATATATTCCCACCCCTAGTTTAAACAATGAGATCATAATctaagataaaaaaattaaaaaataccacGTTAACTTTAATAGATTAGATATTGAAACAATTAATTATTTgagtttaattatattttggtCTCTTGTTTAACAACATTtataaaatcattttattttattttaaatcacaacaatttttttatctattttcataattttttaattaaaagtcAATGACATAGAAAAGAATTGTTATTATGCTTTTTATCTTTAcaattttattaatgtttttggatttacattttatattttttaataaaaacattttttaaataataatttgtcaattttattaaaggctaaattacagtttttggTCCCCTATTTTGGTCAATTCACGAAATCAGTCccccaatttattttttaaacagttttggtctctCATGTCCAtttttggtccaaaaaattttgattttttcgaTTTTTTGTATTCGTGGGATACTTTTTGAACGAGAGAGAACGTAGAGAGTGTTTTCTGGAGAATGAAAGAGATGAACGAACAAGCTGGGAGAAAAAGACGGCGATCAGAGAAGACGATTAAAGGAAGAAAATGTCgtcaataattaatatttcttatttcAAGTCAATAAAAGTAGGCtaagtatttaaaaaaatagtaaacaacggtgtttttttgaataaaaaatggacaagggggaccaaaactgtttaaaaaataaatagagagACTGATTTCAAAAGTTGGCCAAAATAAGGGGACAAAAACTATATTTGATTTAAAAGTAATTGtaacataaaatttaaattagaaaaatataAGTCAAAACTATTTTGAGACTAGTTCTATGAAATAAAATAAGAAGATTGAAACTATAAttaactttattatttatttttaatattattttgatgaattaatgatataatttataataattaattaagatGTTTGATAACATAAAtagatgaaaataaataaaattgattttgttgCCATTCTCCTCCTCCCACTTTCTAAGTGCAATTTCTGTGCTAGGAAGAGACAAAAGTAAAAGGATAAAAACCGGAAAGTGaagataaattttaatataaacgtGATaaggacggccaaaaaagtagaACAAATCTTATCAAATAAAAGTagatagaataaaaaatataaagaaaacgcAAGTGAGATATGTGAAAATCTATGTTCTCTTTTTACCCTAGTTATTATATAGCATAATATAAAAGAAGTTTAATAATTTTGCAgatttgctgaggtggcagagctAAGAACAATAAGCTGGTTAGAAATTAAAGGCAAAATAAGAACCAAAATTCTAACACCAAACACATCATACGCAGTTTATCTCATCACAAAGGTTTCACATCGTGTGTACGGACTTGATTCTGCTCCGGCTGAGGTATCAGTTTCAGTGGCCAACAAAGTGCAAAATTCTAAGGCATATTTGTATAATAAATTTGAGGATACTCTGTTTGGTGAGAAcagaaggaaaatggaaggaaagAAAGTGATGATAGAAGATGATAGTTATGAGGGGATTCAAGTTCCATTGAAAAGAGATGATGGATGGATGGAAAATGAATTGGGTGAGTTTTTAtctggtgatgaaga encodes:
- the LOC131644063 gene encoding F-box protein PP2-B15-like, which gives rise to MATFSNIDTLPDDCVSKILSYTSPPDACSFSMVSSTLQSPANSDTLWRTFLPSDYDHILSRILNPLTLQSSSYKHLFYSLSQQPLLLDKGNISFKLDKCSGKKSYILSARELSITWSNDPMYWSWRPTTESRFAEVAELRTISWLEIKGKIRTKILTPNTSYAVYLITKVSHRVYGLDSAPAEVSVSVANKVQNSKAYLYNKFEDTLFGENRRKMEGKKVMIEDDSYEGIQVPLKRDDGWMENELGEFLSGDEDDDEEVKMSVMEVGYRLKGGLIVEGIEVRPKHV